From Xenopus laevis strain J_2021 chromosome 7L, Xenopus_laevis_v10.1, whole genome shotgun sequence, one genomic window encodes:
- the slc25a34.L gene encoding solute carrier family 25 member 34 produces the protein MATSPPPLQTMYISPPVDFVLGASACCMACIFTNPLEVVKTRLQLQGELRSRGTYTRHYRGVLQAMVAVGQADGLRGLQKGLTAGLLYQAMMNGVRFYLYSHAEDIGLTEKPGGNIAAGAIAGATGAFVGSPAYLVKTHLQAQTVAAIAVGHQHNHQSVSSAFETIYKKQGILGLWRGVNGAVPRVMVGSAVQLATFASAKEWVKKQKWFPHDSWLVALTGGMISSVGVAIAMTPFDVVSTRLYNQPVDSSGKGRLYRGFMDCILKIIHKEGVLALYKGIAPAYIRLGPHTILSLLFWEELRKFTYYYQHR, from the exons ATGGCAACTTCACCGCCGCCCCTCCAAACCATGTACATCTCCCCCCCGGTGGATTTCGTGCTGGGCGCGTCGGCGTGCTGTATGGCGTGTATATTTACCAACCCTCTGGAAGTGGTGAAGACGCggctgcagctgcagggggagcTCCGGTCTCGGGGGACCTACACCCGACATTATAGGGGGGTCCTGCAAGCCATGGTGGCCGTGGGACAAGCGGATGGACTTCGGGGGCTGCAGAAAGGGTTAACGGCCGGACTGTTGTATCAGGCAATGATGAACGGGGTCAGGTTTTACCTTTATTCCCACGCGGAGGACATAGGGTTAACTGAAAAACCGGGGGGCAACATCGCTGCTGGAGCCATTGCCGGAGCCACAGGAGCCTTTGTAGGGAGCCCCGCGTATCTG GTAAAGACCCACCTCCAGGCCCAGACAGTGGCCGCCATCGCTGTGGGACATCAGCACAACCATCAG AGTGTGAGCAGCGCCTTCGAAACCATCTACAAGAAGCAGGGAATCCTGGGATTATGGCGGGGAGTGAATGGGGCGGTGCCCCGGGTGATGGTGGGCTCGGCCGTGCAACTGGCAACATTCGCCAGCGCCAAAGAATGGGTTAAAAAGCAAAAG TGGTTTCCCCATGACAGTTGGCTGGTGGCTCTCACTGGTGGGATGATCAGCAGCGTCGGCGTTGCCATAGCAATGACTCCATTCGACGTGGTCAGTACCCGGTTGTACAACCAGCCCGTGGACAGCTCGGGCAAG GGTCGGCTGTACCGTGGTTTCATGGACTGTATCCTGAAGATCATTCACAAGGAAGGGGTTCTGGCGCTGTATAAGGGCATTGCACCCGCCTACATCCGACTGGGCCCCCACACCATCCTCAGCCTCCTCTTCTGGGAAGAACTCAGGAAGTTCACTTACTACTATCAGCATCGCTGA